In one Brassica oleracea var. oleracea cultivar TO1000 chromosome C9, BOL, whole genome shotgun sequence genomic region, the following are encoded:
- the LOC106313328 gene encoding spermine synthase — MEGDGVKGLACQKTMDGNASNGNGVEKTVPSCCLKAMSCLPEEDAKCHSTVVSGWFSEPPHPRSSGKRGKTVYFNNPMWPGEAHSLKVEKVLFKDKSDYQEVLVFESATYGKVLVLDGILQLTEKDEFAYQEMIAHLPLCSTPSPKNVLVVGGGDGGVLREISRHSSVEVIDICEIDKMVIDVSKKFFPELAVGFEDPRVQLHIGDAVEFLRNSPEGKYDAIIVDSSDPVGPAQALVEKPFFETLARALKPGGVLCNMAESMWLHTHLIEDMISVCRQTFKTVQYAWSSVPTYPSGVIGFILCSTDGPAVDFKNPINPIEKLDGAMTYKREMKFYNSDMHRAAFALPTFLRREVASLLSSSS, encoded by the exons ATGGAGGGAGACGGCGTAAAAGGTTTGGCATGCCAGAAGACTATGGATGGGAATGCGAGTAATGGGAATGGTGTGGAGAAGACTGTACCTTCTTGCTGCCTCAAGGCCATGTCTTGCTTACCAGAGGAAGATGCTAAGTGCCACTCCACTGTTGTCTCTGGATGGTTCTCCGAACCTCCTCACCCTCGCTCTTCTG GGAAAAGAGGCAAAACAGTGTATTTCAATAACCCTATGTGGCCAG GAGAAGCACACTCACTGAAAGTTGAGAAAGTTCTATTCAAAGACAAGTCAGACTATCAGGAAGTCCTAGTGTTTGAG TCAGCTACCTATGGGAAAGTGCTTGTTCTAGATGGTATTCTACAGCTGACTGAAAAAGATGAATTTGCATATCAGGAGATGATAGCCCATCTACCTCTATGCTCCACGCCTTCACCTAAAAAC GTCCTGGTTGTTGGTGGAGGTGATGGTGGTGTTCTCAGGGAGATTTCTCGCCATAGTTCTGTTGAGGTTATTGACATTTGTGAGATTGACAAGATGGTTATAGAT GTGTCTAAGAAATTCTTCCCTGAGTTAGCGGTTGGATTTGAGGATCCTCGTGTTCAACTTCACATTGGTGATG CAGTTGAGTTCCTCCGCAACTCCCCTGAAGGGAAGTATGATGCCATTATTGTGGATTCTTCAGATCCTGTTG GTCCTGCTCAGGCGCTTGTTGAGAAGCCTTTCTTTGAAACGTTAGCTAGAGCGTTGAAGCCTGGAGGAGTTCTTTGCAACATGGCGGAAAGCATGTGGCTCCACACTCATCTCATTGAAGACATGATCTCGGTTTGCCGCCAAACATTCAAAACCGTTCAGTATGCGTGGAGCAGCGTGCCAACATATCCTAG CGGCGTGATTGGTTTCATCTTGTGCTCAACCGATGGTCCGGCTGTTGATTTCAAGAACCCTATCAATCCCATTGAGAAACTAGACGGTGCCATGACTTATAAAAGAGAAATGAAGTTTTATAACTCGGAT ATGCACAGAGCAGCTTTCGCTTTGCCCACATTCCTTAGAAGAGAAGTGGCTTCACTTCTGTCTTCTTCTTCTTGA
- the LOC106313327 gene encoding cyclic nucleotide-gated ion channel 1-like isoform X1 gives MSEFGFCIFLTPSCASTNSPTMNFRPDKSVRFHDWKSDKASDVEYSERTEVPDGLFRRAISSISDKLHGCFLRIKMFRRSYSLKETVSKGIDSTHEILDPQGSFLQKWNKIFVLACIVAVSVDPLFFYVPVLDKAKNCLDVDKKMQTTASVLRSITDIFYAIHMVFQFRTGFIAPSSRVFGRGVLVENRREIAKRYLSSHFIVDILAVLPLPQMVISIIIPSMREPKTLHTKNMLKFIVFFQYIPRFMRIYPLYKQVTRTSGILTETAWAGAAFNLFLYMLASHVFGAFWYLFSIERKTVCWKQACERDRRICEIDSLYCREPPTFGDNTFLNASCPVLECNATRFEFGIFLGALQSGVVESHDFPLKFFYCFWWGLQNLSSLGQNLKTSTYIWENCFAVFISISGLVLFSFLIGNMQTYLQSTTTRLEEMRVKRRDAEQWMSHRLLPDNLRKRIRRYEQYKWQETRGVNEENLLSNLPKDLRRDIKRHLCLALVMRVPMFEQMDEQLLDALCDRLQPVLYTEESYIVREGDPVDEMLFIMRGKLLTMTTNGGRTGFFNSEHLGAGDFCGEELLTWALDPHTSTNLPISTRTVQALVEVEAFALKADNLKFVASQFRRLHSKQLRHTFRFYSQQWRTWAACFIQAFWRRCVKKRLEECLRQEENRLQDALAKEACGSSPSFGATMYASRFAANILRTIRRSGSVRKPRMLERMPPMLLLQKPAEPDFNSDDYMRIVPIYKNRSL, from the exons ATGTCCGAGTTCG GGTTTTGCATTTTCCTCACACCAAGTTGTGCATCAACAAACTCTCCAACAATGAATTTTCGACCAGATAAGTCCGTTAG GTTTCACGACTGGAAATCCGACAAGGCTTCCGACGTGGAATACTCCGAGAGAACCGAGGTTCCAGATGGTTTATTCCGGAGGGCAATAAGCTCAATCTCAGACAAGTTACACGGATGCTTCTTAAGGATCAAAATGTTCAGGAGGTCTTACTCTTTGAAAGAAACGGTTTCGAAAGGGATTGATTCCACTCACGAGATACTTGACCCACAAGGATCTTTCCTTCAGAAGTGGAACAAGATCTTCGTTTTAGCTTGTATCGTCGCTGTCTCCGTCGACCCTTTGTTCTTCTACGTACCTGTCCTCGACAAGGCCAAGAACTGTCTTGATGTCGACAAGAAAATGCAGACAACCGCAAGCGTATTGCGCTCCATCACCGACATCTTCTACGCCATTCACATGGTTTTCCAGTTCCGTACGGGCTTCATCGCTCCTTCTTCTCGTGTCTTTGGGAGAGGTGTTCTTGTTGAGAACAGGCGCGAGATCGCTAAACGTTACTTGTCCTCTCATTTCATCGTCGACATTCTTGCCGTGCTTCCTCTTCCTCAG ATGGTGATTTCGATAATCATTCCGAGTATGAGAGAGCCCAAGACTTTGCACACGAAGAATATGTTGAAGTTCATAGTCTTCTTCCAATACATACCGAGGTTTATGAGAATCTATCCGCTCTATAAGCAAGTGACTAGAACCTCAGGCATACTTACAGAGACAGCTTGGGCAGGAGCTGCTTTTAACCTCTTCCTCTACATGCTTGCTAGTCAT GTGTTTGGTGCTTTCTGGTATTTGTTCTCTATCGAGCGCAAAACCGTGTGCTGGAAGCAAGCTTGCGAGAGAGACAGGAGGATCTGCGAAATAGATTCGTTGTATTGTAGGGAGCCTCCCACTTTTGGAGACAACACTTTTCTCAATGCGTCTTGTCCGGTTCTGGAATGTAACGCAACACGTTTCGAGTTTGGGATATTCCTTGGCGCACTTCAGTCCGGTGTGGTGGAGTCTCATGATTTCCCTCTGAAGTTCTTTTACTGTTTCTGGTGGGGTCTCCAAAACCTCAG TTCGCTGGGACAAAACCTTAAAACAAGTACATACATATGGGAGAACTGTTTCGCGGTCTTCATTTCTATCTCCGGACTGGTTCTCTTCTCGTTCTTGATCGGGAACATGCAG ACGTATCTGCAATCAACAACCACAAGGCTGGAGGAGATGAGAGTCAAGAGAAGAGACGCTGAACAATGGATGTCTCACCGTTTGCTCCCCGACAATCTAAGGAAAAGAATCCGACGATACGAGCAGTACAAATGGCAAGAGACCAGAGGCGTTAACGAAGAGAATCTCCTTAGTAACCTCCCTAAAGATCTTAGACGCGACATTAAACGCCATCTCTGTCTCGCCCTTGTCATGCGT GTCCCTATGTTTGAGCAAATGGACGAGCAGCTTCTTGATGCTCTATGTGACCGTCTGCAACCTGTGCTGTACACAGAGGAAAGCTACATCGTCAGAGAAGGAGATCCTGTAGATGAAATGCTCTTCATAATGCGTGGGAAGCTTCTAACAATGACAACAAACGGTGGAAGAACCGGTTTCTTCAACTCCGAGCATCTCGGAGCTGGTGATTTCTGCGGAGAGGAGCTTCTAACCTGGGCTTTAGACCCACACACATCCACAAACCTCCCAATCTCGACAAGAACCGTTCAAGCTCTCGTGGAAGTCGAAGCCTTCGCACTCAAAGCAGACAACCTCAAATTCGTGGCTTCTCAGTTCAGACGTCTCCACAGCAAACAGCTGAGACATACTTTCAGGTTCTACTCGCAGCAATGGAGGACTTGGGCTGCTTGCTTCATACAAGCCTTTTGGAGAAGATGCGTGAAGAAGAGACTAGAGGAGTGTCTTAGACAAGAAGAGAACCGGTTGCAGGACGCTTTGGCTAAAGAAGCTTGTGGAAGCTCACCGAGCTTTGGTGCTACGATGTACGCGTCACGGTTTGCTGCAAACATCTTGCGGACTATACGAAGGAGCGGTTCGGTGCGTAAACCGAGGATGCTGGAACGAATGCCACCTATGCTACTACTTCAGAAACCAGCTGAACCGGATTTCAATAGTGATGATTATATGCGTATAGTGCCGATATATAAAAATAGAAGTCTTTAA
- the LOC106313327 gene encoding cyclic nucleotide-gated ion channel 1-like isoform X2, with amino-acid sequence MNFRPDKSVRFHDWKSDKASDVEYSERTEVPDGLFRRAISSISDKLHGCFLRIKMFRRSYSLKETVSKGIDSTHEILDPQGSFLQKWNKIFVLACIVAVSVDPLFFYVPVLDKAKNCLDVDKKMQTTASVLRSITDIFYAIHMVFQFRTGFIAPSSRVFGRGVLVENRREIAKRYLSSHFIVDILAVLPLPQMVISIIIPSMREPKTLHTKNMLKFIVFFQYIPRFMRIYPLYKQVTRTSGILTETAWAGAAFNLFLYMLASHVFGAFWYLFSIERKTVCWKQACERDRRICEIDSLYCREPPTFGDNTFLNASCPVLECNATRFEFGIFLGALQSGVVESHDFPLKFFYCFWWGLQNLSSLGQNLKTSTYIWENCFAVFISISGLVLFSFLIGNMQTYLQSTTTRLEEMRVKRRDAEQWMSHRLLPDNLRKRIRRYEQYKWQETRGVNEENLLSNLPKDLRRDIKRHLCLALVMRVPMFEQMDEQLLDALCDRLQPVLYTEESYIVREGDPVDEMLFIMRGKLLTMTTNGGRTGFFNSEHLGAGDFCGEELLTWALDPHTSTNLPISTRTVQALVEVEAFALKADNLKFVASQFRRLHSKQLRHTFRFYSQQWRTWAACFIQAFWRRCVKKRLEECLRQEENRLQDALAKEACGSSPSFGATMYASRFAANILRTIRRSGSVRKPRMLERMPPMLLLQKPAEPDFNSDDYMRIVPIYKNRSL; translated from the exons ATGAATTTTCGACCAGATAAGTCCGTTAG GTTTCACGACTGGAAATCCGACAAGGCTTCCGACGTGGAATACTCCGAGAGAACCGAGGTTCCAGATGGTTTATTCCGGAGGGCAATAAGCTCAATCTCAGACAAGTTACACGGATGCTTCTTAAGGATCAAAATGTTCAGGAGGTCTTACTCTTTGAAAGAAACGGTTTCGAAAGGGATTGATTCCACTCACGAGATACTTGACCCACAAGGATCTTTCCTTCAGAAGTGGAACAAGATCTTCGTTTTAGCTTGTATCGTCGCTGTCTCCGTCGACCCTTTGTTCTTCTACGTACCTGTCCTCGACAAGGCCAAGAACTGTCTTGATGTCGACAAGAAAATGCAGACAACCGCAAGCGTATTGCGCTCCATCACCGACATCTTCTACGCCATTCACATGGTTTTCCAGTTCCGTACGGGCTTCATCGCTCCTTCTTCTCGTGTCTTTGGGAGAGGTGTTCTTGTTGAGAACAGGCGCGAGATCGCTAAACGTTACTTGTCCTCTCATTTCATCGTCGACATTCTTGCCGTGCTTCCTCTTCCTCAG ATGGTGATTTCGATAATCATTCCGAGTATGAGAGAGCCCAAGACTTTGCACACGAAGAATATGTTGAAGTTCATAGTCTTCTTCCAATACATACCGAGGTTTATGAGAATCTATCCGCTCTATAAGCAAGTGACTAGAACCTCAGGCATACTTACAGAGACAGCTTGGGCAGGAGCTGCTTTTAACCTCTTCCTCTACATGCTTGCTAGTCAT GTGTTTGGTGCTTTCTGGTATTTGTTCTCTATCGAGCGCAAAACCGTGTGCTGGAAGCAAGCTTGCGAGAGAGACAGGAGGATCTGCGAAATAGATTCGTTGTATTGTAGGGAGCCTCCCACTTTTGGAGACAACACTTTTCTCAATGCGTCTTGTCCGGTTCTGGAATGTAACGCAACACGTTTCGAGTTTGGGATATTCCTTGGCGCACTTCAGTCCGGTGTGGTGGAGTCTCATGATTTCCCTCTGAAGTTCTTTTACTGTTTCTGGTGGGGTCTCCAAAACCTCAG TTCGCTGGGACAAAACCTTAAAACAAGTACATACATATGGGAGAACTGTTTCGCGGTCTTCATTTCTATCTCCGGACTGGTTCTCTTCTCGTTCTTGATCGGGAACATGCAG ACGTATCTGCAATCAACAACCACAAGGCTGGAGGAGATGAGAGTCAAGAGAAGAGACGCTGAACAATGGATGTCTCACCGTTTGCTCCCCGACAATCTAAGGAAAAGAATCCGACGATACGAGCAGTACAAATGGCAAGAGACCAGAGGCGTTAACGAAGAGAATCTCCTTAGTAACCTCCCTAAAGATCTTAGACGCGACATTAAACGCCATCTCTGTCTCGCCCTTGTCATGCGT GTCCCTATGTTTGAGCAAATGGACGAGCAGCTTCTTGATGCTCTATGTGACCGTCTGCAACCTGTGCTGTACACAGAGGAAAGCTACATCGTCAGAGAAGGAGATCCTGTAGATGAAATGCTCTTCATAATGCGTGGGAAGCTTCTAACAATGACAACAAACGGTGGAAGAACCGGTTTCTTCAACTCCGAGCATCTCGGAGCTGGTGATTTCTGCGGAGAGGAGCTTCTAACCTGGGCTTTAGACCCACACACATCCACAAACCTCCCAATCTCGACAAGAACCGTTCAAGCTCTCGTGGAAGTCGAAGCCTTCGCACTCAAAGCAGACAACCTCAAATTCGTGGCTTCTCAGTTCAGACGTCTCCACAGCAAACAGCTGAGACATACTTTCAGGTTCTACTCGCAGCAATGGAGGACTTGGGCTGCTTGCTTCATACAAGCCTTTTGGAGAAGATGCGTGAAGAAGAGACTAGAGGAGTGTCTTAGACAAGAAGAGAACCGGTTGCAGGACGCTTTGGCTAAAGAAGCTTGTGGAAGCTCACCGAGCTTTGGTGCTACGATGTACGCGTCACGGTTTGCTGCAAACATCTTGCGGACTATACGAAGGAGCGGTTCGGTGCGTAAACCGAGGATGCTGGAACGAATGCCACCTATGCTACTACTTCAGAAACCAGCTGAACCGGATTTCAATAGTGATGATTATATGCGTATAGTGCCGATATATAAAAATAGAAGTCTTTAA